GCATATTTTTCCTGTGACAAGTGAATACTAGCTGCTGTTTGGGTCACTTTGATCCCAAGAAAATATGCAAGGGGACCAAGATCTTTAAGTGCAAAGTGGTTGTTAAGTGCTGCAACAATTGACTCAATAGCATCATTGTCACTCCCTGAAATCAAGATATCATCTACATACACTAGAATAAGTGTAACAGAAGTAGATGTATGTTGAATAAAGAGGGAATGATCAGATTTGGATGATGTGAAGCCAAGAGACAAAAGGCAATCCTGAAGCTTTTcaaaccaagctcgaggagcttttCAAATCAAGATATCATCTACATacagatattttttaatttatgcaAAATCAGGCAATGTTGAAGTTTCTAGCCATTGATGAACACCAAGAACATAACAGAACAGAGAAAGAAAGATAAGAGGAAGGAGAAGAAAGAGAAGGAAAGACTTAGCAAAAGATTCTCATTGATTATGAACAAGTGTTACAACATTTATAGAGTAGCAGGAGATGAAATCCATAACAGACTTTCTAACTAACTCACAATACAATGACACGTGTAATCAATCACAACTAACAGCTAACAACCATGTAACGGTTTCAACTGTCTTCAACAGGCAAACACTACTTCGAAACTAAAATACCCTAAATTACGATTAAAATTGTAGAAAACTAATTCTCCTAATATCAATTCTTAGATTCATAAAATGCATATCTCTTATAAATAGATCTAGAGTTTCCAATCAATCCAAATCAGGTATGATCcgaaaaaaatgcaaaaaatactaaaacaaatgTTTATCTCGTTGCATTGACGTTGTTTTACAAATTCACAATGTAAATTTGATCATATCAAATCACGATTGGTATAGAAAATTCACATACATCTATAGACACATACATCAAAAAATTGTTTTGGTATGTTAAGTTTCTGAAGAGCTGCATTACAGTTTCATTACAGTTTTGCTAACCCTCTGAAACTTGACATATCATTAATTACAAATTGATAATGCTACAATGGTACTTATCATAATTGCATGTGACTCATATTGACAGATcaagacaattttttttaaagaaagttaTATAACATGATTAGTTATATGAATATATTGAATTGGTTTACAGATGCCTAATAGTTGCTTTTCCAAATATTGCTATTATTGAACAATTGATTGTTGTTAAacggtaaaaaaaaatagacaaaaAGTTTCTTAAAGACGCCTATTTACAAAAACTTGGTTGCATTTCAGTTGAATAATAGTTGAGCTACAACAATGATATTAATTACACGGCTCGGAATTTGCAATACATGAGTTGAACAGAGCAAAGTCGAAGTAAGTTTCTTTTCTATTGCATACGGagtattaattttattagtttttatgtTAGTTGGCTCGCAACATTTATAATAGTTGCATTACAGTTTCATTATAGTTTCTACAAGATGACTAACAATAATTTAACTTTTATCCTCTTAGGAAAAAGACGTAATTCCATTTCTCGTCTTTTGCAACAGACAgttttgtgacagtcagtagtcccgtgatccgtaaggggaaataccgggtaagctgtgcaatcccttatcgcctggggaaggtcaagtgggatgattcagagactgtgtaggtatgggactacacagttgaagagagcttaaatggattgattggtactacctatataaaCAAGGTGCACCTTGTTTTtcagtagcccatctcgaaagactccacagttaagcgtgcttggcctggagcaatttcaaggatgggtgacctcctgggaagttttctcaggaagcgtgtgagtgaggacaaagcacgctgaaaacactcgtgttggtctgtagggtcagtcatcaatccaggaagcaaccagagtggcgtactcgtgtatcagagccattagtccgtgggtgtaagggcccaatggaggcttgaagcggggacgttacaaatggtatcagagccttgaaccagccggaagtgtggtcgacgaggacgtcgaacccctaaggggggtgattgtgacagtcagtagtcccgtgatccgtaaggggaaatactgggtaagctgtgcaatcccttatcgcctggggaaggtcaagtgggatgattcagagactgtgtaggtatgggactacacagttgaagagagcttaaatggattggttggtactacctatatcaacaaggtgcatcttgtttttcggtagcccatcttgaaagaactccacagttaagtgtgcttggcctggagcaatttcaaggatgggtgacctcctgggaagttttctcaggatgcgtgtgagtgaggacaaagcacgctgaaaacactcgtgttggtctgtagggtcagtcatcaatccaggaagcagccagggtggcgtactcgtgtatcagagccattagtccgtgggtgtaagggcccaatggaggcttgaagcggggacgttacaagttTGATGATGGAATAAATTATGCAAATTTAGTGGACAATTAATCTCAATTGATTGTAAATATGAAGAATTAATACACACGCTGAAAGAAGTGTTGGAATGCAGCAAAAAAAATACTGACATGCAACTGAAAAACCAAGTGAAAGAAGGATACCTACCGTTGAGGATAAATGACGATCAAAGCCTATTCTTCTACATATAACTAAAATTGAAAGAACCCGACTTCACAACGAATCCATCATGTGTGAACGTGGTcaacaacacaacaacaacCAACAATCCATTCTTCTTGGAAATGAGCAGCTCATTAGTGACACAAACAAATACAATAGCAACAATGGTAGACAATGCACTACTCAACAAAAAATAATGCAACACTCAATGCTGGAAGATGGTGAAACTATATTCGACTACATTGACGTTATGTGCAAAACTAGTGGCTGAGGAAATAGTTGTGCAACTAGAAAACAACCCGAATAGAGAGACATTAAATTAATGATTAGGACGAACTACTAATTACAAATCCTCAATATCTtgaaatagaagaagcacaaatatacaaGGACAAAGAAACACTACAAGTGTGCTTAGATTCTATGCAAATAGAAACTTCCAATACAAGGTCAAAAAATCTTAcgcaaaaatatacaaaatttgTTACTTTgatccaaaatagaaattgtGGGTAATAATGGCATCAAGAAACTGACCAACCAAGTCTTTCATAATCCATAAATATGATAGAAAGGTGATACACTTGTGATCTCAACATAAGATTTGCAGACAAGTGATAGGCTACAATAAAATTGATTGGAAACTATATCAAGCCAAGGTTCACTATCATAAAGACAACTCAAACACCACTAGTAAActtataattaatcaaatatgtGTCACTATACTCTGACACTCAAAATTCACTACATCTCAGCAGAAACCAAATATTTCATGAAAGAACCAAGGAAATAGATGTCAGGTTACACTTCATTAGAGATATATCTGGCAAGGTCGTTCAACTCTCAGAGATTGCCACAAATGACAATGCAGCAAAAGAACTCACTAGGGCTTTACCTACAACAAACTTCTTTCATTGCCTCAAATTTATGAATGTAGCTACTAATTGACTCAAGTTTGTAATGTACATAACTCTAGTCAAGGTGGAGAATTATTAAGTTTGTATGCCTAggcagggccggccctaggcataggcgggctaggcccgtgcctagggcccacacttttcgggggcccaaaataaaaaaataaaaaaaattattaggtttttatttaagtaaaatttaagtgtattataGGCAACAAACATTTATAGCTTAGTTGGTTAAGGTGGATGGAGTAATGTCTAAGGTCATgggttcaaatcccataacactctttttttaaatttttttgtatatattttttagggccccaaaatttaatttgtCTTGGGCCCATATATTTTCAGGGCCGGCCATGTGCCTAGGTTGTGTACATGTGTCTTCTTATTATGTCGTCAATTAGGTAGTTacactataaatttttttacttttagtcacaattaaacttgtaactaaagataaaaaagttgtggctaattataaattatcattattttgttgtgactaaaaaatccgtggctaaaagtattagtcacaaaaattacgatttgttgtgactaaatgtatttttagttacaatatttattgtgactaaaactaaattagtgacaacttgtaactaaattcTGTTAGAATATTATTAGTGGAGGTATTGAGTCTATAAATACCTATTATCCTTTACATGATTGGGTTTTAGAAATATTAAACAATTGAACATTGGAGCTTTGAAAAGGTATGTACGAGACATtgctcagaaaaaaaaaaaaaattgtgtgtgAAATAGATTAACTCGgtgtaaattaaaaattgaaagaagAGAATTGGTATTTATACAGAAACTTGGAAGAACAATTTAATAGCATACAACTCCCACCAAAAGAGGAAGGAAAAATTGAAAGATTGAGGAATTTCCAATTTTGTTTTTGGATACAATTGGGATTGTAAACAAGGATTGATTGCCATTcatagtctattttttttacatgtaaCTTCAAGTGAAGATTTGGGAGGTGAAGAATGGTTTGGTTAGAATCATTATTACATGAGAGATCAAAGCCAGGGTAGCCACAATGGGGTGGTTGCCTTCCTTTGAGTCTGAAAGGGAATCTTATTGTTGGCTCATTTTCACCACATCTACCTTCTATGCACTCATCAATTATTTGGCTATGaacttgtaacgtccccgcttcaagcctccattgggtccttccacccacggaataatggctcttatacacgagtacgccactctggctgcttcctggattgatgactcaccctacagaccaacacgagtgtttctagcgtgctttgtcctcactcacacgcatcctgggaaaacttcccaggaggtcacccatccttgaaattgctccaagctaagcacgcttaactgtggagttctttcgtgatgggctaccgaaaaacaagatgcaccttgttgacataggtagtaccaatcaatccatttaagccctcttcagctgtgtagtcccatacctacacagtctcagaatcatcctacttgaccttccccaggcggtgtgggattgcacagcttacccggtatttccccttacggatcacgggactactgactgtcacaatcacccccccttacggggtccgacgtcctcgtcgaccacacttccggctaggtcaaggctctgataccatttgtaacgtccccgcttcaagcctccattgggtccttccacccacggaataatggctcttatacacgagtacgccactctggctgcttcctggattgatgactcaccctacagaccaacacgagtgtttctagcgtgctttgtcctcactcacacgcatcctgggaaaacttcccaggaggtcacccatccttgaaattgctccaagctaagcacgcttaactgtggagttctttcgtgatgggctaccgaaaaacaagatgcaccttgttgacataggtagtaccaatcaatccatttaagccctcttcagctgtgtagtcccatacctacacagtctcagaatcatcccacttgaccttccccaggcggtgtgggattgcacagcttacccggtatttccccttacggatcacgggactactgactgtcacagaaCTAGTGTTATGATCATAAACaagcaataatatatatatgaaatgatcatcatcatcattactTTTACTAAACACATATTCATATCTCCTATATATGATgatctcttatatatatatataggtttaGAAAATTGTGtatagaaattaattttttttctctgtacaatttgtaattaattattaattaatgtaatATCTACCGTGCGCATGCATGGAATTATTCAACCAAATTGTTATAAATAATGCTACCACTTGTGACAACTTGTTACTACAACTAGTGGTGGTATATATGTCACCAGTTGTTGGCACAAGTAGTACTAGGGCTTAGGACTGTTAATGTCATGGGTGGCCTTACTTACACTAAATTAATATTCATGGTGATATGTGTGACAATATAGATATCTACtactaatatataaaatattcccTACTGTTAGAAAGATTCTTCCTTACCTTTTGTCTTCACTGTGTTTGTTACTTattataaaaacaacaaaacaacgcgcaaatattattgatatattttgtgtctttttttttttgagtaaatgATATATTTTGTGTCTAACTCGCACATATgtattgttatttttcattttgagGTACTCAATATTATAGTGATCACATGTTTAGGATAAACACTAAGAAATGTGCCAAACCAATCACCTCTAGCTTTGTAAAGACTATTTCTACATATAATTGTTTAGTTATGTTACATAATTTTCACACATAACAAATACAAATTGTACATTAATTGATAATTACGTTGGAAGTCGACAAATTGGCCTATAGGCTAGCAAGCTgacattatataaaattatgtttggtaagatatagatatatattacaaaaataatacttCCTAACTATAACTTAATTATTGTActgtgaaaaattatttatgtaatatgtaATGGTGAGCTACCAAAATTGACCCGAGAAATGTATTAAttaaagtgtatatatatatagacaaaCATAGATGATATGATACAGAAACCTTATTCAAAAAACAGTGATTAATTtgggaaagaaagaaaaaaggaaacaaaATGAACTCTTTCAAAATgcctcttctttttcttttgctaGTCATAACGATGCTCCATCAAAGTTGCAACGCAAAACATATGAAatgttcttcttcttattattctTCATGTGGAAATATCTCTAATATAACATCTCCTTTTCGACTCACAACTGATCCTTCGAGCTGTGGAGACTTAAGGTACAATCTTTCTTGCGAGAACAACATTACAGTCTTAAACTTGCCTGTTCATGATCGAGAAAGTTCTTACAGTTCGGAGATCAAATATCAAAGATTTTACGTAAGAGAAATAAACTATAATAACTATACGATTCGAGTTGTAGATCCAAATTTTCACAAACATGATGAAAATTACTCAACCTTGTTTGCCAACAATAGTTTGTCCTTTGAAAATGTCTATGGTAGATATGCAGCACAAATATGTACttcgaaaaaagaaaaaataatttatcctattaagtatagaaaaatttcgaaaactTTAGCGTTAATTATCTGCGAAAGAAGAGTGATGAATTCTTCTTACATTGATGCTACTCCATGCATGTTAAGAAATGATAATAACAGTAGTTTTGTTTGGTCATATTATCTATTGGATGCGGATGAAATGAGTCCTTTTGAGTTGGATTTTTGCTTGATACAACAAGTGACTCTCATAGATGAAAGCTTTCATGCTTCCTCTTGTCATGACATCAATAGACAGTTAGCATATGGTTTTCATCTTTCGTGGATTCAAGGTTTGGACAAAACATGGCATCAACAATGTTCTCTCGATGAAAATTCCAACAAAGTTTATTGTCGTTATTTAAGATGTGTGAGTGAAGATATATTTGAACCAGGGAATCAACGATTTTGTGATGGTATAAACTTATTTACAACAATTTAAATAACAATGTTTTaactatgtaaatatatattttctggTATTAATTgttcattgttttttttatgATGCAGTGACATTTGTAATACTTATTCGTCAGACTATGTTTTACATAAAATGTAAGAACATTTAACTCATTCATGATCCATccttatgtatttttttagtcgtttttcttattttttatgattttatgcAGATTTTTTATATGATGAAGGACGTTACAAATACACTGGTATATATATGGTTACCttctatttaattagttttaaaatttacaacTTATGTACAATACTTGGAAAGAAAATCCtaacttaatatttttattttctttattttaataattttaccaGTGGGATTCTTGGTGCCAAGAGAGTTACCTGgacttttatttttgatttcccTAGTGGTGTATAGTTGGAGAAGGCGTCATTTATCAATGTACAATGACATCGAAGAATTTCTCCAAAGTCATAACAATCTCATGCCAATACGATATTCTTATCGGGACATTAAGAAGATCACCAAAGGGTTTAAGGAGAAACTTGGTGAAGGAGGGTTTGGATCTGTATATAAAGGACAACTTTGTAGTGGTCCTTTTGTTGCCGTCAAAATGCTAGGAAAATGCAAGACTAATAATGGTCAAGATTTCATCAATGAAGTAGCTACCATTGGAAAAGTTCACCATGTTAATATTGTGAGATTGATCGGTTTTTGTGTTGAAGGGAAAAGGTGGGCTCTTATATACGATTTCATGGCTAATGGATCTCtagataagtatattttttcacaAGAAAAAATGAATGTCTCCTTATGTTATGCCAAAGTATTTGAAATTTCAGTTGGAATAGCTCGTGGTATTGAGTATCTTCATCAAGGTTGTGATATGCATATTCTTCATTTTGATATTAAACCTCACAACATTCTTttagatgaaaattttattccAAAAGTTTCTGATTTCGGGCTAGCAAGATCATGTTCTCTAGAAAATAATTTAGCCTCTTTAACTGCTGCAAGAGGAACCTTGGGATATATAGCTCCAGAattattctataaaaatattggaAGAGTATCTGCTAAATCCGATGTGTATAGTTTTGGAATGCTATTAATGGAAATGGCAAATCAACGGAAAAATGTGAATGCAGCTACTGAAAACTCAAGCCGCATCTTTTTTCCCTTATGGATACACAAGCAATTCAACGAAGGAAAAGATATACAAATAGATGAATATGCAACAAAAGAAGATTTGAAGACAATAAAGAAGATGGTTATAGTTGCGTTGTGGTGTATACAACTAAAACCTTGTGATCGTCCTACAATGAGTGAAGTCATAGAAATGCTTGAAGGTAACCTTGAAAGCCTACAAGTACCTCCAAATCTTCACCTATATCCTCAAAATcaagagaaaaataataatgagaCATCTTTCTCATCAACAATTTCTATGGATGAGTATTCTGTAGATGTCAACCAGTAGAATAACACTACTTATGTATGTGACAATTATCAAATTTGTGAGcttgtaaaataaatttttgttaaatGGTGACTATCATTTTGAAgataataatattttctttttctttttctaatctTGATAGAGTCAaattttgagttattgtgtATTAAGAAAAATGCATGAACTTTTCTATTCATTCATCAATGATACACAATGAGTACTCCTTTCTCATGGcttatatttgaaaatttaggagCAAAGCATTGATGATCCCatcatatacatacatatatatatatatggggaAGAAGTGATAGTAGAAAatactttttgatttttttactaaaaaaaaatcaatattctaTACCATACCAAGACATGAACCAATCCCACCTCAAACCCAACTACAGACTTGgaccctggacccagaccccacACTCGGACCCCAGATCCTGGCCCGGACCCAGACAGAATTCAGGTTCGGTTCAAGGTCCAAGTCCAAATTTCATTCAAAGCCCTAAGAGCACCAGGCAGAGGAATTTAAGGTCGATTCTATTCAAAAGCAATTTGAACTCGACCGATGCAGAAAAATAATTACAAGTAAAATCTCCAAATTTCAATCCAAACAGTAAGCTACATAAAGTTGGCTTCACAACTCCTAAAAAGACTAAATAGTGCACATTTATGCCTCCTACCCTACATGCAAACAATCAATCCTACTCAAAATATGAAGATGCAGTTTAAAACTAGAGAAATCAATAGTTCAAAAGAAGGAGGGTACTTATTTGAAGGAGAAGGGTGTAGGGGTGGTAAGGCCCAGCAACGTCTGGCCTAAAAGTGATATGCCCAAGCAAGTATTTCTTAGATCCCTACTTGAACGTTCAATGGCTTCAATGAACTTGAACAATTTGTAGACAGATCTAGTGGTGATGCTTCTGGATTCTCCCTCGCTCGAATCCAGAGAAGACGATTTAAGATATCGTCAAAGGTATTGGACATTCACCAGTGACGAACTGAAGGTTTATGCTTTCTCTCAGTTTAAAATCAAGGTACAAAGTGAACAAAAATGGTGAAGTGTGTTTCTTCCTCCTATTTATAAGTGGAGGAAGGCAATTTTAGTGCTTTAACCATCAACGGCTcatatcatctaagaataagAACGTAACGAAATGATCAATAATCGGGGAGCTAGAAAGTTTGCATTTAATTCTCTTTATTGGAACCGGGGCATTTTTCATAATGATATTCGCATCGATACCTGCGCTAACATGAATTAGCCATCATCACGGCATCCAGAGCATCACGCTCTTTCCCAATGCGCATGAGTTTCACAGATCAAGAGGCTAATGACACATGCATGACATTAGTTGTAATCCAAAAGTCTCCAACCTTCCGCATTCGAAAACATAGAAGGTGAAAAGGTCTCTTCATATTCAAGATTGTCCACGTGTCCATGGCAATCCAGAAAGAAGATTGCAAGCCTCCGTCACTCTCAAGTCCCAAAAACTTTGGGGTAAATATTGTTCGTGTTTCCAAAAAAGGGACACGTGGCATTTCTAAAGTAGGATTAGCCTAAAATGGTCTAGACTAGAGCTTTTCCATGAGGATAGGTCCAGCCTAGAGAGAAGATGGGCCTGAGCCTAACCAAAGCCTAGAAGACTCGCCTCTGGATTGAGGCTAGTCTAGATCTAGGAAAGGTCGCCAGCCTTCTCGAGACAAAATAAATGACGCCCTCTAGATGAACATTGGGATGCATCTGCAGAGGGTACTCCAAGAAGCACCTTGGAAGTTTAGTATATGGTGAGGTGGCTGTCCTCTAACTCCTGGTCTCACCGAATCATGATTTGTCCCCTGTGTTAGAGCATGATAGTGCGCGCACCATTAAAAGAAAGACCTTCTTTTTGTCCAACAACATGTATCTAACACCACAATACACATGTGCGACGCTTACAAGACATCTATCCTAGACTGTATGGTCCCAAACCGCATGGTCTCCAGATGTATAGACGCCTTCGCCCCACGAGCTAGAATTCTACCA
This Cannabis sativa cultivar Pink pepper isolate KNU-18-1 chromosome 6, ASM2916894v1, whole genome shotgun sequence DNA region includes the following protein-coding sequences:
- the LOC115725173 gene encoding cysteine-rich receptor-like protein kinase 24 yields the protein MNSFKMPLLFLLLVITMLHQSCNAKHMKCSSSYYSSCGNISNITSPFRLTTDPSSCGDLRYNLSCENNITVLNLPVHDRESSYSSEIKYQRFYVREINYNNYTIRVVDPNFHKHDENYSTLFANNSLSFENVYGRYAAQICTSKKEKIIYPIKYRKISKTLALIICERRVMNSSYIDATPCMLRNDNNSSFVWSYYLLDADEMSPFELDFCLIQQVTLIDESFHASSCHDINRQLAYGFHLSWIQGLDKTWHQQCSLDENSNKVYCRYLRCVSEDIFEPGNQRFCDVTFVILIRQTMFYIKYFLYDEGRYKYTVGFLVPRELPGLLFLISLVVYSWRRRHLSMYNDIEEFLQSHNNLMPIRYSYRDIKKITKGFKEKLGEGGFGSVYKGQLCSGPFVAVKMLGKCKTNNGQDFINEVATIGKVHHVNIVRLIGFCVEGKRWALIYDFMANGSLDKYIFSQEKMNVSLCYAKVFEISVGIARGIEYLHQGCDMHILHFDIKPHNILLDENFIPKVSDFGLARSCSLENNLASLTAARGTLGYIAPELFYKNIGRVSAKSDVYSFGMLLMEMANQRKNVNAATENSSRIFFPLWIHKQFNEGKDIQIDEYATKEDLKTIKKMVIVALWCIQLKPCDRPTMSEVIEMLEGNLESLQVPPNLHLYPQNQEKNNNETSFSSTISMDEYSVDVNQ